A region of Pyxidicoccus parkwaysis DNA encodes the following proteins:
- a CDS encoding carbohydrate kinase family protein, which produces MSEGTVSPLDVVCFGETLVDFLPSAPGQRVRDVPAWHPATGGSPANVAVGLARLGLRPAILGVVGSDEFGHFLRERLASEGVDVSHLRQTDEARTGLVFISLDARGERSFTYFRTRSAEFLLGDVDVDPGFLLRAKVVHCGSNSLHRQEAREATVRMMTLARDAGRIVSCDPNLRLHAWEDPRELKGLLGRMLPLCTVVKLSEEEIGFATGTDAPDEALARLAALGVMLPVVTLGERGAVLLWKGERIHVPAPRVTVLDTTGAGDGFVAAMLHGLVRWYGDARALASASHEELTALTTFACDVGARVVQRLGAVDGLPRAEELVAVMPSRPPASR; this is translated from the coding sequence ATGAGCGAGGGGACGGTGTCGCCGCTGGACGTGGTGTGCTTCGGCGAGACGCTGGTGGACTTCCTCCCGTCGGCCCCGGGGCAGCGCGTGCGCGACGTGCCCGCGTGGCACCCGGCCACGGGCGGCTCTCCGGCCAACGTCGCGGTGGGGCTGGCCCGGCTGGGACTGCGGCCGGCGATTCTGGGCGTGGTGGGCTCGGACGAGTTCGGCCACTTCCTGCGCGAGCGCCTCGCCTCCGAGGGCGTGGACGTGAGCCACCTGCGCCAGACGGACGAGGCCCGCACGGGGCTGGTGTTCATCTCGCTCGACGCGCGCGGGGAGCGCAGCTTCACGTACTTCCGGACGCGCTCCGCGGAGTTCCTGCTCGGCGACGTGGACGTGGACCCGGGGTTCCTCCTGCGCGCGAAGGTGGTGCACTGCGGCTCCAACTCGCTGCACCGGCAGGAGGCTCGCGAGGCCACGGTGCGCATGATGACGCTGGCGCGCGACGCGGGCCGCATCGTGAGCTGCGACCCCAACCTGCGCCTCCATGCGTGGGAGGACCCTCGTGAGCTGAAGGGACTCCTCGGGCGCATGCTGCCCCTGTGCACCGTGGTGAAGCTCTCCGAGGAGGAGATTGGCTTCGCCACCGGGACGGACGCGCCGGACGAGGCTCTGGCGCGGCTGGCCGCCCTGGGCGTGATGCTGCCGGTGGTGACGCTGGGCGAGCGGGGCGCGGTGCTGCTCTGGAAGGGCGAGCGCATCCACGTGCCCGCGCCGCGCGTGACGGTGCTGGACACCACGGGCGCTGGAGACGGCTTCGTGGCGGCGATGCTGCATGGGCTGGTGCGGTGGTACGGCGATGCGCGCGCGTTGGCGTCGGCCTCGCACGAGGAGCTGACGGCGCTGACCACCTTCGCCTGCGACGTAGGCGCGAGGGTGGTGCAGCGCCTCGGCGCGGTGGATGGACTGCCGCGCGCGGAGGAGCTGGTGGCGGTGATGCCCTCGCGCCCGCCCGCGTCCCGCTGA
- the recO gene encoding DNA repair protein RecO, which translates to MERFDDDALVLSTMDYGETDRLVTLLTREHGKLTAFAAGARKSKRRFAGALEPFMRLRVHIVETRGSTVRLDSADIVSGYYAAREDLSLIARALYSVELCRELTRDHEPHAELFVLLEEYLARLDAKEAGPTSLLAFELSALAHAGLMPRFDTCSLCGGEPGERPRFDQAHGGAVCEPCGGRARESVAVPVALLSGLRALQEGQRTPLPADLRARARNLLNVFISHHLGRRLKSVDFMAQVGLD; encoded by the coding sequence ATGGAGCGTTTCGACGACGACGCGCTCGTGCTGTCCACCATGGACTACGGGGAGACGGACCGGCTCGTCACCCTGTTGACGCGTGAGCACGGAAAGCTGACGGCCTTCGCCGCGGGGGCGCGCAAGAGCAAGCGCCGCTTCGCGGGCGCGCTGGAGCCCTTCATGCGGCTTCGCGTGCACATCGTCGAGACGCGCGGCAGCACCGTGCGGCTGGACTCGGCGGACATCGTCTCGGGCTACTACGCGGCGCGGGAGGACCTGTCCCTCATCGCCCGCGCGCTGTACTCGGTGGAGTTGTGCCGCGAGCTGACCCGAGACCACGAGCCGCACGCGGAGCTCTTCGTGCTGCTGGAGGAGTACCTCGCGCGGCTGGACGCGAAGGAGGCGGGCCCCACGTCGTTGCTCGCCTTCGAGCTGTCCGCGCTGGCGCACGCGGGGCTGATGCCTCGCTTCGACACGTGCTCGCTGTGCGGCGGTGAGCCGGGGGAGCGGCCCCGCTTCGACCAGGCCCACGGCGGCGCGGTGTGCGAGCCGTGCGGTGGCCGCGCCCGCGAGTCGGTGGCGGTGCCGGTGGCGCTGCTGTCCGGCCTGCGCGCGTTGCAGGAGGGCCAGCGCACGCCGCTGCCCGCGGACCTGCGCGCGCGGGCGCGGAACCTGCTCAACGTGTTCATCTCCCACCACCTCGGCCGGCGCCTCAAGAGCGTGGACTTCATGGCCCAGGTGGGCCTTGACTGA
- a CDS encoding helix-turn-helix domain-containing protein, with protein sequence MDHVEFGKYLSQQRELRGLSRDDVARETKIPPTLIAALEAGQVERLPSRIFVVNYIKAYASVIGMSPEEAVLRYEEVDKSVPAPSPVQLEKERRKRAYVGLSVLAVALLIGVYLFLVLSGKLPSPLAR encoded by the coding sequence GTGGACCACGTCGAATTCGGCAAGTACCTCAGCCAGCAGAGAGAGCTTCGGGGCCTGTCGCGCGATGACGTCGCGCGGGAGACGAAGATTCCTCCCACCCTCATCGCGGCCCTGGAGGCCGGACAGGTGGAGCGGCTGCCCTCGCGCATCTTCGTGGTGAACTACATCAAGGCGTACGCGAGCGTCATCGGCATGTCCCCCGAGGAGGCGGTGCTTCGCTACGAGGAGGTGGACAAGTCGGTGCCGGCGCCGTCGCCGGTGCAACTCGAGAAGGAGCGCCGCAAGCGGGCGTACGTGGGCTTGTCGGTGCTGGCGGTGGCCCTGCTGATTGGCGTGTACCTGTTCCTCGTGCTGAGCGGGAAGCTTCCCTCTCCGCTCGCGCGTTGA
- the tgl gene encoding social motility TPR repeat lipoprotein Tgl: MSRLALASCSLALLLVSAGCAHTPSEKELRSAEIHYDLAIQAQQQGNMQEAVRELKLSLENDPDYPEANNAMGILLHLAFRRPDEAVPHYERALKVRPTFSEARNNLANVHLDQGRYDEAIKLYEQVLNDMLYPTPFIAQGNMGWAFYKKGDTQRALESIKAAVTTNPSFCMGYKNLGLIYDEMGQTDDACRNFTRYRESCPEVADAYMREGVCQAKQGQADAAKQAFAGCEAKAKPAEQQLKDDCRRLLEKL, encoded by the coding sequence ATGTCCCGCCTCGCCCTCGCGTCCTGCTCGCTCGCGCTCCTGCTGGTCTCCGCCGGCTGTGCCCACACCCCCTCGGAGAAGGAGCTCCGCAGCGCGGAGATTCACTATGACCTGGCCATCCAGGCGCAGCAGCAGGGCAACATGCAGGAGGCCGTGCGCGAGCTGAAGCTGTCGCTGGAGAACGACCCGGACTACCCGGAGGCCAACAACGCCATGGGCATCCTGCTCCACCTGGCGTTCCGCCGGCCGGACGAGGCCGTGCCCCACTACGAGCGCGCCCTGAAGGTGCGCCCGACCTTCTCCGAGGCACGCAACAACCTCGCCAACGTGCACCTGGACCAGGGCCGCTACGACGAGGCCATCAAGCTGTACGAGCAGGTCCTCAACGACATGCTCTACCCGACGCCCTTCATCGCCCAGGGCAACATGGGCTGGGCCTTCTACAAGAAGGGGGACACGCAGCGCGCCCTGGAGAGCATCAAGGCGGCGGTGACGACCAACCCCAGCTTCTGCATGGGCTACAAGAATCTGGGTCTCATCTACGACGAGATGGGCCAGACGGACGACGCGTGCCGCAACTTCACGCGCTACCGGGAGAGCTGCCCGGAGGTGGCGGACGCGTACATGCGCGAGGGTGTGTGCCAGGCGAAGCAGGGCCAGGCGGACGCGGCGAAGCAGGCCTTCGCGGGGTGCGAGGCGAAGGCAAAGCCCGCTGAACAACAGCTCAAGGACGACTGCCGGAGGTTGCTGGAAAAGCTCTAG
- a CDS encoding social motility and stimulation tgl protein, with protein sequence MFNLEERYRGLPATREQILALHISLNTPHVAIPGKQAGPAQAFVVGIRGGQGAAVFVYLYLAEAADCAVYLSGRRNMTGDEYREDEGDALAFVESLGFMMDDANWRAAQPSQQDEWLKTLPVFFKDPKLVPAVVARAEEKKNVTTTLGRFLAAF encoded by the coding sequence GTGTTCAACCTCGAAGAGCGCTACCGGGGCCTGCCCGCCACGCGGGAGCAGATCCTGGCGTTGCACATCTCCCTCAACACGCCGCACGTGGCCATTCCGGGCAAGCAGGCCGGTCCGGCGCAGGCCTTCGTCGTGGGCATCCGCGGAGGGCAGGGCGCCGCCGTCTTCGTCTACCTGTACCTGGCCGAGGCCGCCGACTGCGCGGTGTACCTCTCCGGCCGCCGCAACATGACGGGCGACGAGTACCGCGAGGACGAGGGTGACGCGCTGGCCTTCGTGGAGTCGCTCGGCTTCATGATGGATGACGCCAACTGGCGCGCCGCGCAGCCCTCGCAGCAGGACGAGTGGCTCAAGACGCTGCCCGTGTTCTTCAAGGACCCCAAGCTCGTCCCCGCCGTGGTGGCGCGCGCCGAGGAGAAGAAGAACGTCACCACCACCCTGGGCCGCTTCCTCGCCGCCTTCTGA
- a CDS encoding lytic transglycosylase domain-containing protein, translating into MKAPALSGGRSLGTRFFDHLHALSSGCSRLPLLAGVALVVSARLVPLLDQRQVQPVVPEVVAAAEAPPEAVLIDAVLARRAPDLGLTLRRQLGQAIAEEAKSTGYDPLLILALIDVESDFEEEAISEKGAKGLMQIKPSTLHFLAEKEGLRLSREEVMADTALCVRLGIRYLRSLQERFGGDLDLALMAYNAGPTRIRTAIKEGELDRFRRYPRLVRRDFRRFREGHGLGGDWSLAQRELPDEPVQPAP; encoded by the coding sequence GTGAAGGCCCCCGCCCTCTCGGGCGGGAGGTCCCTGGGTACGCGGTTCTTCGATCATCTCCACGCCCTCAGCTCTGGCTGTTCCCGGCTCCCGCTCCTGGCGGGGGTGGCGCTCGTCGTGTCCGCGCGGCTGGTGCCGCTGTTGGATCAACGCCAGGTGCAGCCGGTGGTGCCGGAGGTGGTGGCGGCGGCGGAGGCTCCGCCCGAGGCGGTGCTCATCGACGCCGTCCTGGCGCGGCGGGCTCCGGACCTCGGTCTCACCCTGCGGCGGCAGCTCGGGCAGGCCATCGCCGAGGAGGCCAAGAGCACGGGGTATGATCCGCTGCTGATCCTGGCCCTCATCGACGTGGAGTCCGACTTCGAGGAGGAGGCCATCTCCGAGAAGGGCGCCAAGGGGCTGATGCAGATCAAGCCCAGCACACTGCACTTCCTCGCGGAAAAGGAGGGCCTGCGCCTGTCCCGCGAGGAGGTGATGGCGGACACGGCCCTCTGTGTGCGGCTGGGCATCCGCTACCTGCGCTCGCTGCAGGAGCGCTTCGGTGGCGACCTGGACCTGGCCCTGATGGCCTACAACGCCGGGCCCACCCGCATCCGCACCGCCATCAAGGAAGGCGAGCTGGACCGCTTCCGCCGCTATCCCCGGCTGGTGCGGCGCGACTTCCGGCGCTTCCGCGAGGGCCATGGCCTGGGCGGAGACTGGTCCCTGGCGCAGCGGGAGCTGCCCGACGAGCCCGTCCAGCCGGCTCCCTAG
- a CDS encoding phasin family protein — translation MDNKPEAPREKNAVAETFEKLWSQALLAVSTAEEEASRAVQRVAAVAGWSQEEVKRQAREFSERLAGHRKDLEHNVEERVRLALTRLKLPRREELSSFGARLDKLAERIQELEQRK, via the coding sequence ATGGACAACAAGCCCGAGGCCCCCCGAGAGAAGAACGCTGTCGCGGAGACCTTCGAGAAACTCTGGAGCCAGGCCCTGCTGGCGGTGAGCACGGCGGAGGAAGAAGCCTCCCGCGCCGTGCAGCGCGTGGCGGCGGTGGCCGGCTGGAGCCAGGAAGAAGTGAAGCGGCAGGCCCGTGAGTTCAGCGAGCGCCTCGCCGGTCACCGCAAGGATTTGGAGCACAACGTCGAAGAGCGTGTGCGCCTGGCGCTCACCCGTCTGAAGCTGCCGCGCCGCGAGGAGCTGTCGTCGTTCGGCGCCCGGCTGGACAAGCTCGCCGAGCGCATCCAGGAACTGGAGCAGCGGAAGTGA